GAGACGTAGGCCACTCTTGAGCAGGTGGTAGACAAGCTGGACTCAAAGTTTGCAGAGATTCTGGGCTGCGCGGTGACCATCCTGATGCTGTCACGTATGCCGTGGAGTGCAGAAGTTGTACTGGACTGTACGGGTCCGCGCGTTGCTCTGCAAATAAAAGTTGAACGGTGGAATTCAttcatttctattattttttatagagGAGGACTTTACCGTcttgtatatatttatgtctCAGAGAATACGGCGTGGATCTGCACGTATTTCTGTGGCTGGCTGTAGACACAGTACAGGAATTACTCAGATGATTATTGACTGTCACCGATGCTTGGTTTTGCGCAGCTGCTATCGCGGTAGCCGTGTTATACTCGTATCCCATAGTCGGCTGAGGTAAAAACCATGCTCCCGTGTCtgcaaattaaaatataaaatttagatTTTAACAAATTCTATGATTTTGCACACTTACATTGTGGATATGTTTGTGGATCAGCAGGACGTTCCTTGGCATCGAGGAACGCCTTCGCAAAGGGATTATACTTGATCTTCAAGTTCGTCACATCCTCATTTTGATAGGCCGTCACTGCTATGAACTGTGTCTCCGGATAACGATATGTGAGCACCTGGATAAGATGGATACAATAAATCatttagaaaataaattgaattacaAGATCCACAGAGATTGTATTGTTGGTAATATTATACCGTTCTTTGTTCCACAGCATCCACACGGACAAGATGAACTCGGGGCTCATACTTGTGCAACGAGTTCAACATTATCTGTCCGTTCCCATTCGATTTGTTAGTTAACTTCACTTTGGCGAACGAAACTGCTTCTTTCATCCAGTGGGACCCGAAATTCGGGCTCTCTGGGTGGATATAGATCGGATTCGGTGGAGCAACTTCCGCTTTACCGCCTGGTACCCATTCTCCATTCACGAACTTCCATCTGTGAACATCGTTCTGCttagaaataataattatagtAAACTAGGGCAACATAGCCAGGCTATTAAAACCAAGGAGATAAACATGTGACTTGTAATTGCCGCTACCTAGGAGCTAAAATATTAGATGAAGGGTTAATTCAACAGATATGGAGACATTTTACCTGTGCGGGTCCACCTGGACGAATTCAAGAAGAAGCGTGTACATCGCTTTCGGCTCCAGTCCTCGTGCCACCACCTTCACCACCGGAAACATCCGTCTGAAATCAGAAGACAAAGGGCTGTAGCGGACCGGGAGAAAGATATTCGTCTTGTAACTGTTACCGGCTGCTGTTCTTCGGTGTCTACACGCCCTTATCCTTATCGGGATCTCACCTTGGGGTCTCGGCTACCACCGGACACGTTTTGTAAAATGATAAAGAAacccggcgtggcgcggcgcggcctcGAGAGCAACAACATTTTATAAAACACTAATGAAAATAACACTGAGGAACAGCTCGATCAGCAAGAGAAGAATCGAGCCGCCTGCAATAAAAGTTTACGATGCCCAACGATACCCGCGTAAAACATTCTCCCGTCGAGCTGGTACCTGCGAACGCCTCGTCGCTCGACAAACCGTAAtcgtttttaataatattacgaATCGTAAAAGTAGCCGATGCCGCACCGGATGTTCTTTGATCCACCGGCATGCGCGGCGACCGATTTCCCCTTGGACAGGTTCATCCGTCTTTCGCGGTTtccggttttgctattcattagccgactgcggattttatgcatttatagcgcaAAAAATCCATTTTACCGATTTTCAATGCAGTTTTTGAATCACGCAGACGCTGCTTTGCTTTCAAAGTTCGTGAAAAATGTCTCCATTTTATAACcgaattctttaaaatttagttTGGGAGTGTTTATATTAATTCTACAGAAGAGTGGACTTCCTAGACCAGgtaatttatttgtaaaatttattttcaaattttcagacGCAGAAGAGCTGAAGCGAGATGATAATTATAAAAGGAATTTCGTCGAATGTTGAGTTATGGTGGCTGGTGAGAAAGGAATACTACCAAGTGGTGTTATCTCGTGCATGGAACGCAGGTTCGCGTGAATCATCTAAATTCTCGTAACGTTTCGCAATGATCTTTTTCCATTCCGCGCGCCGTTTTTCTTCTACCGAGTGGTACATATGAACTATTATTTTTACCTTCTGCCTTGTTCACACCGGCGCTCTAATTAAGTCATTTTTACCAGCGACGGCGAGCCATCTTTGCTACGGATCTTTCGACCACCGGAGCATCCTTCGACGTTCTCGAACACGACGAGACAACCGACAACAACCAAGCCGCATCGAAATGATCGCGTCATTCCTGGGAATTAATTATTCCAAGCAAAGAGATCTGCACGGAGTGACGTCGCGATGTCACGAGACTTATCTTCGTCGTTCGAGGAAAATTACGTCTCGAAATTCGACATTTTTCCTTATTATTATTCGACCGCCTTGATTGGTCTTGCAAGCATTTTGCCGAGACAGTAATCTGTTATTTTATGTGCTCTTTTAACGCTTTTCCTCTTTTCTAATTTGCAATTTCACGTAGTCAcctattattcattttaatctGATCGACTGCATGGGTATTATTAAAGCTCCAATTTGTAAAGTTAGTTTCTTTGTTAGCAATTATTGTTATACGAACAATTTCATCTCACTCACCTGCCATTCTTAGTAACGATCATCTCATTGGTCAGACACTGGAACTTGATCCATAGATCTCGATCCTCGAGAGACAAAGAAAGAGGCAGACCCTGGCTTCCGGTGATCGTCATGCCAAGATTCTGCCCGGAAACCACTGTCCTCTCGTCATTCTGTTCCTCGTGATCCCCTTCAGGCGATGATCGACTTCTAGCACTGCCACGTTCCCTGTCCCGATCATCGTggatctctctttctcgctctctttcgCAGCACGAAGATCGCGCTGGCGATCCAGGGTTGATCGCTGGCTGCTGCATTTTCTTTGTTCTCCAACTCTGCGTTGTCGATCTTCCAATCTTCTATTTTTCGATCTTCGTATCTCCAACTCTTCAAATCTTCAGCTATTCTTTTACCTCGAGAATTCTTACGACAACCAGATGCCTCACCGATGTGAATTTTACCCTCAGTCTTGCCTGGAAAGGTTTCAAACTTAGAATCTGCTCGATTTCCTTGTGGTGTAGACCGTCACTGTCAATGGAAGTATCCTGTCTTCAAGATGATTAACAGTCTCCTTTCCCCATTGTCttcagaatatttaaaattacttGATCACTAGGAATTTCATCCCCTATCATCAAAATCCAACAGTCTCTCAACTTCTCTTCACTTCACAGATTATCTTCTCTCGATCTCGAAGACGATCACACAGAATGCTCCCAAACTTTCACCACAGTGAAGGTCACAGGTCAAATGTGCATTCAGGCACTTGGTTTACAAACTAGGAAGAAACTCGAAGGTGCTGCAATGTCTCCTTTGTCCAATATCCACTTCATCGCCGACCGTTACTTTGTTCCGAATCTCCGAGACACCAAACAGTTATCGCAAGAATATTCAATTGTTTTCCAATTCCAACTGCCACGGTCTCTCAACCTAAACTTCCAGACGCTCGACAGCCGTCAAACTGTAGCTCAACTCCAGACAACATCAACCAACTCAATCGCGTCAAATCTCGATCCAGACCAATGCACTGATCTGCTAATCGATCATCCCCCAATCAAGACCAGTGTACCAACATTTCAATCACTTCTCCACCCGTCGATCTCTTCAGCAAAGGCTGTCGCTGTCCGGAACGTGTCCACAAACCGGTAAACCGAGACCAGGGGTGGCGTGCAGGGTGGGTCCGATCGATCGGCATCGATGCGTTCGATCTTTCCGCCGATTGTCCACGGGCGCAAGAGAAAAGGAGAAACGAACGTGGGAAAGTCGACGTTAGATGGTGGAAGAAGGACAACGGGCGCGGCGTATTCCTTCCGGAGACTATTTCGGCCCCGTGGTCCGCGTGGCCGTGCTCGTAACACTTGGGCGCGATATTTCACACTAGTCGGCGAAGACGAGCCGCGGACTTGACTGGCTCGGATATCGTCGT
This genomic stretch from Lasioglossum baleicum chromosome 13, iyLasBale1, whole genome shotgun sequence harbors:
- the Byn gene encoding T-domain transcriptional activator brachyenteron, giving the protein MQQPAINPGSPARSSCCEREREREIHDDRDRERGSARSRSSPEGDHEEQNDERTVVSGQNLGMTITGSQGLPLSLSLEDRDLWIKFQCLTNEMIVTKNGRRMFPVVKVVARGLEPKAMYTLLLEFVQVDPHRWKFVNGEWVPGGKAEVAPPNPIYIHPESPNFGSHWMKEAVSFAKVKLTNKSNGNGQIMLNSLHKYEPRVHLVRVDAVEQRTVLTYRYPETQFIAVTAYQNEDVTNLKIKYNPFAKAFLDAKERPADPQTYPQYTGAWFLPQPTMGYEYNTATAIAAAQNQASVTVNNHLSNSCTVSTASHRNTCRSTPYSLRHKYIQDEQRADPYSPVQLLHSTAYVTASGWSPRSPESLQTLSPACLPPAQEWPTSPSPSPTSSSHAIFSRSVVGTSSPTTAAGCALYVPSNLPSVPQEHGHCTDASAWIHPSSLSEQQQQQQQPYLNLNLHLHHQMSSYASVPHSGLHHPLHPNGTDTVPPVDDYVHEYQASPVQSTTPDRHQQHHHPQMLHLQPIQQTGTVSPVSVEYDTPPKEHHIPVSYADQNADTLNDVQPDENRRYLTTVIDRHHRQESDIAANDHQTTAWTPLTPPPAPQTTAI